The following are from one region of the Cyclopterus lumpus isolate fCycLum1 chromosome 21, fCycLum1.pri, whole genome shotgun sequence genome:
- the dop1b gene encoding protein dopey-2 isoform X2 encodes MDPEELELQSDYRYRSYAAVIEKALRNFESSSEWADLISSLGKLNKALQSNLRYSLLPKRLIIGKRLAQCLHPALPSGVHLKALETYEVIFKIIGTKWLAKDLFTYSSGLFPLLGHAAMAVKPILLTLYERYYLPLQRALLPSLQAFITGLLPGLEEGLEVYDRTDALLFKLSLLMGQQVFYGALWGSMLVTPMVRLPASVFIVTHFDCKASLRKQAYMLGYDHRMVMKSVCLSLQDSNVLVQRNMLEVLLHFFPFASCLDPEEASVPMSGKDMITIVSAAALTLLRRDMSLNRRLYGWLLGIDKKGGMVAPHPTLSTTTEEHTSFYFSTYSRDFLVQALINILKQQDMESNPESVIGYLRPFRIIISLLDKPEIGPVVLSSVLLEVVRAFYSYCREMLEEENITISALSGNQLASTMKENKNAAEIIKTVNMLVTSMNKEYLWEYVTRRFCTSLSFPSSLNSDKDDPPRPPRQECNQPAPSVTEMSNLIMFLLDVLPLELHADIQFQFLPEMLGTMLGTLHSHMDFVSLEDVTQGLRACFKVLSKIQMPVAYMEMVAGSQTEDIELQSLEEESKKTQDIEKEGEKNGIVVEVNNDHGDEELNRDGGRVAEPADDIYPTLRSEDSGLGISASPSEQQLPPGMGMGEEENGISKEGEGVWRKGGSVDNMAQCLQDILAFITTRYLLVQVEDVGGPEEKPQPELTAASVEEKTFLPGIGGCEIKDKLRELFTPDRLKSCPTSDVQLPAAPTDKKKEHGHLGGLDWAAGYMPRAKAEISEACRQAFTATCHLLLECTVFPVYLSEEETLVLHTDMFGHTDRDVDSLTLWLRSLMTLCCLSRDYNIQHTAVSTLLELINHSQSLALVIQDKHRRYQGSESNPLSGQLQMVTVPPIYPALLHAIGESTDFYQRVARVLWNQLDTERREQHISCVELFYRLHCLAPSASICEDIICQALLHKDKAVRLEALHRFTVLWHLTREIQTNGSMCLNHSFDRSLCVVVDSLSCTDGSISAAAQCWLVRALSLNDVIRVLEPILLLLLQPSTQRCSIQSIKQNLTAGNLKVLSSRSRSSTKTSGTSADSMSTEVTTLNLINIVDRESLWAELDSGPEMAKPPDTFVVSRSESEETEEEQEEEEVEEEEEEEEAAAAAAEEESEHTESADTSGAQVSTENSSSGSVPSRSIEEGGVVNGLRRAESEHTQASDSLSSEDEEDLELEAMARSRLLKQEREKREAIDSLFRHVLLYPVAGGWHHLLQGLALLDSLLRSSAECPLVNALRYTSLDTSSAAHLNLVSNLLQRHQQAQDGQGFYGCLLSPTSSPSEPPSLLIELLVSLCLRFLRSHYPSYLSLGHLDLQGNREVQVKSVAVLTRIVKQLGCCMARGQEGDGGSVESIRRLLSGCKVQQYALLTLSASMYVSQRVSDKGPAKGVALLDDEVGLSEESLVNLGAGGGQEQYPLQMELLRLLQALIVLESHLWPGGAIPSAVSSGASGQPGEPRESPTATSPLAREWHTAVLFQQSIKAAQYVESHPITSQGMFVSAAARALRPQYGYAMHPHWVSLLCSSLPYLGRSLGIIVAPLISQICRNLDELVKLYEHDGGKTNQRRENIAPDYPLTLLEGLTTITHYCLLDNKKSVIACDPVDVRNARNVVIEALPHMLSSMALLWGVVMREESQRRASDTAQSSRHTSTSVYFKSTKILRQRILEFLVPLTGPYGIQLMASLGAVWSSRRSKRRHKNKVLPVASESRLTIVALVKSLPTLQTDAVLQLVKDVVKKPHQIKGEPKSTLVDIPMLQFSYCYTQSISAQTLQENVAPLLSLLRESVQLNLAPPGHFLLLGILNDFVNRVPNLDSKKDTRDLQEVTQRILEAVGGIAGSSLEQTSWLSRSLEVKVQPQVCPEADEPDDTDMDGDHDESESVAQASTMVSSSAPSAYSVQALVLLAEVLTPLLDMVYRSDEKEKAVPLISRLTYYVFPYLKNHSAYNMPSFEAGSQLLSSLSGYAYTKRAWRKEVFELFMDPLFFTMDVSCAPSWKSIIDHLLTHEKTMFKDLMSMQSGSLKLFTNVDQKPMLLKRQAFALFSGEVDQYHLYLPLIQERLNEALRMNPSPSVSAQMFLMFRVLLLRISSQHLTSLWPIMVTELIRIFARLEKAMQLDLSKEVTKMAKVVRAAQERNRSVTFSQAELDMYLSACKFLDTSLSFPPERMPLFQMYRWAFVPEVDVNRYSGPETALIEGEQECTPHVLRVLERIQQRYGTLNGLSEESSTEPLEFPLLTQSSLSSITQLWPFLRTLSCSFQSPPPDSQPISHLPVADYPAASADTVLKKLEYITEEEFLDSMES; translated from the exons ATGGATCCCGAGGAGTTGGAACTGCAGAGTGACTACCGCTATCGGAGCTATGCAGCGGTCATCGAGAAGGCGCTGCGAAACTTTGAGTCTTCGAGTGAGTGGGCAGATCTGATCTCCTCCTTGGGCAAGCTCAATAAG GCCCTGCAGAGTAACCTTCGCTACTCCCTCCTGCCCAAGAGGCTGATCATAGGGAAGCGCCTCGCCCAGTGCCTGCACCCGGCTCTGCCGAGCGGAGTACACCTCAAGGCTTTGGAGACCTACGAGGTCATTTTTAAAATCATTGGAACAAAATGGCTTGCCAAGGATCTCTTTACTTACAG CTCAGGATTGTTCCCACTGCTGGGCCATGCAGCCATGGCAGTGAAGCCCATCCTGCTGACGCTGTACGAGCGTTACTATCTCCCACTGCAGAGGGCTCTGCTGCCCAGTCTTCAGGCCTTCATAACGGGACTACTGCCAGGTCTGGAGGAGGGATTGGAGGTTTACGACAG GACTGATGCCTTGCTGTTCAAGTTGTCCCTGCTGATGGGTCAGCAGGTGTTCTACGGTGCGCTGTGGGGCAGTATGCTGGTGACCCCCATGGTGCGACTGCCTGCCTCGGTCTTCATAGTCACACATTTTGACTGCAAGGCTTCTCTCCGCAAGCAAGCATACATGCTAGGCTACGACCACCGAATGGTG ATGAAGTCGGTGTGTCTTTCTCTGCAAGATTCAAATGTCCTGGTGCAGAGGAACATGCTTGAAGTCCTGCTCCACTTTTTCCCCTTTGCTTCGTGCTTG GACCCAGAGGAGGCCAGTGTTCCCATGAGTGGTAAAGACATGATAACAATAGTATCTGCCGCCGCACTTACACTCCTCCGCAGAGACATGTCCCTCAACAGACGCCTCTACGGCTGGCTCCTAG GGATCGACAAAAAAGGAGGAATGGTGGCGCCACAccccaccctctccaccaccacaGAGGAACATACGTCCTTTTACTTCAGCACATACTCAAGAGATTTCCTTGTGCAG GCTCTTATTAACATCCTAAAGCAGCAGGATATGGAGAGCAACCCGGAGAGTGTGATTGGGTACCTCAGGCCCTTTCGCATCATCATCAGTCTGCTGGATAAACCGGAGATAG GTCCAGTGGTCTTGAGCAGTGTGCTGTTGGAGGTGGTCCGAGCCTTCTACAGCTACTGTCGAGAgatgctggaggaggaaaacatcaccatctctgctctctctggCAACCAGCTGGCCAG TACAATGAAAGAGAATAAAAATGCAGCGGAGATCATAAAGACAGTGAATATGCTCGTGACCTCCATGAACAAAGAATACCTGTGGGAGTACGTGACCCGACGCTTCTGCACTTCTCTCAG ttttcctTCTTCACTTAATAGTGACAAAGATGACCCACCAAGACCTCCTCGACAGGAGTGCAATCAACCTGCTCCGTCTGTCACAGAGATGTCCAATCTCATCATGTTCCTGCTTGATGTTCTCCCTCTG GAGCTTCATGCTGACATCCAGTTCCAGTTCCTCCCTGAGATGTTGGGCACCATGCTGGGGACCTTGCACAGCCACATGGACTTTGTTAGCCTGGAAGATGTCACACAGGGTCTGCGTGCATGCTTCAAGGTCCTGAGCAAGATCCAGATGCCTGTAGCTTATATGGAAATGGTGGCAGGGTCACAGACAGAGGACATCGAGTTAcagtcactggaggaggaaagCAAAAAGACTCAG GATatagagaaggagggagagaaaaatggCATTGTTGTTGAGGTTAATAATGACCATGGAGATGAAGAGCTGAACAGAGATGGAGGACGGGTGGCAGAGCCCGCAGATGATATTTACCCAACACTCAGGTCTGAAGACAGCGGATTGGGCATCAGCGCCTCTCCTTCAGAGCAGCAACTCCCACCAGGGATGGgaatgggggaggaggagaacgggATTTCTAAAGAAGGCGAAGGAGtgtggaggaagggaggcagTGTAGACAACATGGCCCAGTGTCTGCAGGACATCTTGGCCTTCATAACTACGAG ATACCTGctggtgcaggtggaggatgtTGGTGGGCCCGAGGAAAAACCTCAGCCTGAACTAACGGCTGCTTCTGTGGAGGAGAAAACATTCTTGCCGGGCATAGGGGGATGTGAAATTAAAGACAAACTGCGTGAGCTGTTCACGCCAGACAGGCTTAAATCCTGCCCTACATCTGACGTCCAGCTCCCAGCCGCCCCCACAGACAAGAAAAAGGAGCATGGTCATTTAGGGGGTCTGGACTGGGCGGCTGGCTACATGCCCCGTGCTAAGGCAGAGATCTCTGAGGCCTGTCGACAGGCCTTCACCGCCACTTGCCACCTGCTGCTGGAGTGTACCGTCTTCCCTGTCTACCTAAGTGAAGAGGAAACTCTGGTTCTCCACACTGACATGTTTGGCCACACAG ATCGTGATGTCGACAGCTTGACATTGTGGTTGAGGTCCTTGATGACACTGTGCTGCCTGTCCAGGGACTACAACATCCAGCACACCGCAGTGTCCACCTTGTTGGAACTCATTAACCACTCCCAGTCCTTGGCACTGGTCATCCAGGACAAACACAGACGCTACCAAGGGTCTGAATCTAACCCTCTGAGTGGGCAGCTGCAGATGGTCACTGTGCCACCCATCTACCCTGCTCTGCTTCATGCCATAGGCGAAAGCACAGATTTCTATCAG AGGGTGGCCCGGGTACTGTGGAACCAGCTGGACACAGAGCGGAGAGAGCAGCACATTTCCTGTGTGGAACTCTTTTACAGGCTTCATTGTTTGGCTCCTTCAGCATCCATCTGTGAAGACATCATCTGCCAGGCGCTATTGCACAAAGACAAG GCTGTTAGGCTGGAAGCACTACACCGCTTCACCGTACTGTGGCACCTAACCCGGGAGATCCAGACCAACGGGAGCATGTGTCTCAACCACTCCTTCGATCG GTCtctgtgtgtggtggtggacaGTCTGAGCTGTACAGATGGCTCAATAAGTGCAGCAGCTCAGTGCTGGCTGGTCAGGGCTCTTTCCCTCAATGACGTGATTCGGGTCCTGGAGCCTAttctgttgttgctgcttcagCCCTCCACTCAGCGTTGCTCCATTCAGAGCATTAAACAAAATCTCACTGCTG GTAACCTGAAGGTTCTAAGCAGCAGAAGCCGGAGCTCCACCAAAACCTCTGGGACATCTGCGGATTCCATGTCAACAGAAGTCACCACCTTAAATCTCATTAACATCGTGGACCGGGAATCCCTGTGGGCAGAGTTAGACAGTGGCCCAGAGATGGCCAAACCACCGGACACTTTCGTGGTGTCTAGGAGTGAGAgtgaagagacagaggaagagcaggaagaagaggaggtggaggaggaggaggaggaggaggaggcggcggcggcggcggcagaaGAAGAGAGTGAACACACAGAGTCAGCTGACACAAGTGGTGCCCAGGTATCCACTGAGAACTCCAGCTCAGGCTCTGTACCCTCCCGCAGCATTGAGGAAGGAGGTGTGGTCAACGGCCTGCGGAGGGCGGAGTCCGAGCACACGCAGGCATCTGATTCACTGTCaagtgaggatgaggaggatttaGAGCTGGAGGCCATGGCCAGGTCTCGCCTGTTAAAACAGGAACGTGAGAAGAGAGAGGCCATCGACTCTCTCTTCCGCCATGTGCTTCTGTATCCTGTGGCAGGCGGCTGGCACCATCTGCTCCAAGGCTTGGCACTTCTCGACAGCCTGCTGCGAAGCAGTGCTGAATGCCCTCTGGTGAATGCCCTTCGCTACACTTCTCTGGACACAAGCTCTGCTGCCCATTTAAACCTAGTCTCAAACCTCCTGCAGCGCCACCAACAGGCTCAGGACGGTCAGGGCTTTTACGGCTGCCTGCTCTCCCCTACTTCTTCCCCCTCAGAGCCCCCATCCTTGCTCATTGAACTGCTGGTGTCCCTGTGCCTGCGATTCCTGCGCTCTCATTACCCTTCCTATCTGAGCCTGGGTCATCTTGATCTGCAGGGGAACAGGGAGGTGCAGGTGAAGAGTGTGGCGGTGCTGACCCGGATTGTGAAGCAACTTGGCTGCTGCATGGCACGTGGACAAGAGGGCGATGGGGGCAGCGTGGAGTCCATCCGCAGACTCCTCTCAGGATGTAAAGTGCAGCAATATGCTCTGCTGACACTTTCTGCATCCATGTATGTCAGCCAGAGGGTATCGGACAAGGGACCAGCCAAGGGTGTGGCGCTGCTGGATGATGAGGTCGGCCTGTCTGAGGAGAGTCTGGTGAATCTTGGAGCAGGAGGTGGTCAGGAGCAGTACCCCTTACAAATGGAATTATTGAGACTCCTCCAGGCTCTCATAGTCCTGGAGTCCCATTTGTGGCCTGGTGGTGCCATTCCCTCAGCTGTGTCGAGTGGAGCGTCTGGCCAGCCCGGGGAGCCTCGTGAATCCCCGACTGCCACCAGCCCGCTTGCTCGTGAATGGCACACGGCAGTTCTCTTTCAGCAGTCGATCAAGGCAGCCCAGTATGTCGAAAGCCACCCCATCACATCCCAAGGAATGTTCGTCTCTGCAGCAGCCAGGGCTCTGCGGCCACAGTACGGCTATGCCATGCACCCCCACTGGGTGTCGCTGTTGTGCTCTTCTCTGCCATACCTGGGTCGCTCATTAGGCATTATTGTGGCTCCACTCATCAGTCAGATCTGCAGGAACTTGGACGAGCTGGTCAAGCTGTACGAGCACGATGGAGGAAAGACAAATCAGAG GAGGGAAAACATTGCTCCTGACTACCCTCTGACTCTGCTCGAAGGCCTGACCACCATTACACACTATTGTCTACTGGACAACAAGAAG TCCGTGATTGCCTGTGACCCCGTGGATGTCCGTAATGCACGCAACGTCGTGATTGAGGCACTAccgcacatgctcagtagcaTGGCGTTGTTGTGGGGCGTGGTCATGAGGGAAGAGTCACAGAGGCGGGCATCGGACACTGCCCAGAGCAGCAGACACACTTCCACCTCCGTCTACTTTAAAAGCACCAAG ATCTTAAGGCAGCGGATACTGGAGTTCCTGGTCCCTCTAACTGGGCCGTATGGGATTCAGCTCATGGCTTCACTGGGAGCAGTGTGGAGCAGCAGAAGGAGTAAAAGgagacataaaaacaaa GTTTTACCAGTGGCCAGTGAATCTCGTCTCACCATTGTGGCTCTGGTGAAATCATTGCCCACCTTGCAAACAGATGCAGTCCTACAATTGGTCAAAGATGTGGTGAAAAAGCCACATCAGATCAAAGGAGAGCCG aAGTCAACCCTAGTAGATATCCCCATGTTACAGTTCAGCTACTGCTATACCCAGAG CATTTCAGCTcagactctgcaggaaaacgTGGCTCCTCTCCTCAGTTTGTTACGGGAGTCTGTTCAACTCAACCTGGCCCCGCCTGGACACTTCTTGTTGCTCGG AATACTCAATGACTTTGTCAATAGGGTCCCTAACCTGGACAGTAAAAAGGACACTAGAGATCTGCAG GAGGTGACTCAGCGGATCCTCGAGGCGGTGGGTGGGATCGCAGGGTCATCTCTGGAGCAGACCAGTTGGCTCAGTCGGAGCCttgaggtcaaagttcagccaCAGGTGTGCCCTGAAGCAGACGAACCTGACGACACAGATATGGATGGCGATCATGATG agtcagagtcagtggcTCAAGCCAGCACCATGGTTTCCTCTTCGGCTCCGTCTGCTTACAGCGTCCAAGCTCTTGTCCTCCTGGCTGAG GTCTTGACACCACTTCTGGACATGGTGTACCGCAGTGATGAGAAGGAGAAAGCGGTTCCTCTCATCTCTCGGCTAACGTACTATGTTTTCCCTTACCTGAAGAATCACAG TGCCTACAACATGCCCAGCTTCGAAGCAGGTTCTCAGCTGCTGAGCAGTCTGAGTGGGTATGCTTATACCAAAAGGGCCTGGAGGAAAGAGGTCTTTGAGCTCTTCATGGACCCCCTCTTCTTCACGATGGATGTCTCCTGTGCTCCCAG TTGGAAATCCATTATTGACCACCTTCTGACTCATGAGAAGACCATGTTtaaagacctgatga GCATGCAGAGTGGCTCCCTGAAACTGTTTACGAACGTGGACCAGAAACCCATGCTGCTGAAGCGCCAGGCATTCGCCCTGTTCAGTGGAGAGGTCGACCAGTATCATCTGTATCTGCCCCTCATTCAAG AGCGTCTCAATGAGGCTCTGCGTATGAACCCCAGTCCGAGTGTTTCAGCCCAGATGTTCCTGATGTTTCGTGTCCTCCTGTTGCGGATTTCATCCCAGCACCTCACGTCTCTTTGGCCAATCATGGTCACAGAACTG attcGCATATTTGCTCGTCTCGAGAAGGCTATGCAGTTAGATCTCTCAAAGGAAGTCACAAA GATGGCTAAAGTGGTGCGGGCAGCCCAGGAGAGGAACCGATCAGTGACCTTCTCTCAGGCAGAGTTGGACATGTACCTGTCAGCCTGCAAGTTTCTGGACACCTCCCTGTCTTTTCCTCCAGAGAGGATGCCACTCTTTCAGAT GTATCGTTGGGCATTCGTCCCTGAGGTGGACGTCAACCGCTACAGCGGCCCAGAGACCGCGCTGATAGAAGGCGAACAGGAATGCACTCCCCATGTTCTCAGAGTCCTGGAGAGGATACAGCAGCGATATGGG ACACTGAATGGGCTGAGTGAGGAATCTTCCACAGAGCCTTTGGAGTTCCCCCTCCTCACCCAAAgctccctgtcctccatcacCCAGCTGTGGCCTTTCCTCCGCACCCTTTCCTGTTCCTTCCAGAGCCCTCCTCCCGACAGCCAGCCCATATCCCACCTCCCAGTAGCAGACTACCCAGCTGCCAGTGCAGACACAGTCCTGAAGAAGCTGGAGTACATCACTGAAGAAGAGTTCCTGGACTCCATGGAGAGTTAG